In Burkholderia sp. NRF60-BP8, a single window of DNA contains:
- a CDS encoding carboxymuconolactone decarboxylase family protein, which translates to MEFIDSIKARIPDYAKDIRLNLDGTISRSSLEGTDAVGVALAAAIAAKSTVLVKTIREAGVLSPEETNAVLTAAALMGMNNTWYPYVEMADDADLKTQRAELRMGAYATHGGVDKRKFEMYALAASIVGKCHFCVKSHYALLKNEQGMTVTQLRDVGRIASVINAAAQVIAAEGE; encoded by the coding sequence ATGGAATTCATCGACTCGATTAAGGCACGCATCCCCGACTACGCGAAGGACATTCGCCTGAACCTCGACGGCACGATCTCGCGCTCGTCGCTCGAAGGCACCGACGCGGTCGGCGTAGCGCTGGCGGCGGCCATCGCGGCGAAGAGCACGGTGCTCGTCAAGACGATCCGCGAAGCCGGCGTGCTGTCGCCCGAGGAGACGAACGCCGTGCTGACGGCGGCCGCGCTGATGGGGATGAACAACACCTGGTATCCGTACGTCGAGATGGCCGACGACGCCGACCTGAAGACGCAGCGCGCCGAATTGCGGATGGGCGCGTACGCGACGCACGGCGGCGTCGACAAGCGCAAGTTCGAGATGTACGCGCTCGCCGCGTCGATCGTCGGCAAGTGCCACTTCTGCGTGAAGTCGCACTATGCGCTGCTGAAGAACGAGCAAGGGATGACCGTCACGCAACTGCGCGACGTCGGCCGCATCGCGTCGGTGATCAACGCCGCCGCGCAGGTGATCGCCGCCGAAGGCGAATAA
- a CDS encoding ATP-binding protein, with protein MRIDRRLLQLAFGGLFWRTFLLIALLISVSLAAWFQSFRVIEREPRAQRVALQLVAVVKLTRTALLYSDPDLRRALLQDLESNEGVRVYPREKTDKFTLQPDESLTRLIEHDIRSRLGDDTVIAQSVNDIPGVWISFKIDDDDYWVALDRDQLDNVTGLQWAGWGLFALALSLFGSAFITSLVNRPFSRLALAARQVGSGQAPEPLPERGMGVAAETNRSFNQMVRDLEQLEADRALMLAGISHDLRTPLARLRLETEMSPSDQATKDAMVDDIEQMDRIIAAFIDYARPSQRKPEPVDLSSVAQDVAARVSGEDGVEIRTRLAPSAIIEADETDMRRVIGNLVENARKYGQSKQDGISRITLETRVSHARVELSVSDEGPGIPEDQLPLVMRPFYRVDTARTKADGTGLGMAIVLRLVGRYRGALRLRNRHPEAGLEVTLEFPGAGKARATA; from the coding sequence ATGCGTATCGACCGGCGCCTTCTGCAGCTCGCGTTCGGCGGGCTGTTCTGGCGCACCTTCCTGCTGATCGCGCTGCTGATCTCGGTCAGTCTCGCCGCGTGGTTCCAGAGCTTTCGCGTGATCGAGCGCGAGCCGCGCGCGCAGCGCGTCGCGCTCCAGCTCGTCGCGGTCGTGAAACTCACCCGCACCGCCCTGCTCTATTCCGATCCCGACTTGCGGCGCGCGCTACTGCAGGATCTCGAGAGCAACGAGGGCGTGCGCGTGTACCCGCGCGAAAAAACCGACAAGTTCACGCTGCAGCCCGACGAATCGCTGACCCGCCTGATCGAACACGACATCCGCAGCCGCCTCGGCGACGATACCGTGATCGCGCAGTCGGTCAACGACATTCCCGGCGTGTGGATCAGCTTCAAGATCGACGACGACGATTACTGGGTCGCGCTCGATCGCGACCAGCTCGACAACGTCACGGGCCTGCAGTGGGCCGGCTGGGGGCTGTTCGCGCTCGCGCTGTCGCTATTCGGCTCCGCGTTCATCACCAGCCTCGTGAACCGGCCGTTCTCGCGGCTCGCGCTCGCCGCGCGCCAGGTCGGTTCGGGCCAGGCGCCCGAGCCGCTGCCCGAGCGCGGGATGGGCGTCGCGGCCGAGACCAACCGCAGCTTCAACCAGATGGTGCGCGACCTCGAACAGCTCGAGGCCGATCGCGCGCTGATGCTCGCGGGCATCTCGCACGACCTGCGCACGCCGCTCGCGCGGCTGCGGCTCGAAACCGAGATGAGCCCGTCCGACCAGGCGACCAAGGACGCGATGGTCGACGACATCGAGCAAATGGACCGCATCATCGCGGCCTTCATCGACTACGCGCGCCCGTCGCAGCGCAAGCCCGAGCCCGTCGATCTGTCGTCGGTCGCGCAGGACGTCGCCGCGCGCGTGTCGGGCGAGGACGGCGTCGAAATCCGCACGCGGCTCGCGCCGAGCGCGATCATCGAAGCCGACGAGACCGACATGCGGCGCGTGATCGGCAACCTCGTCGAGAACGCGCGCAAGTACGGTCAGAGCAAGCAGGACGGCATCTCGCGCATCACGCTCGAGACGCGCGTGTCGCATGCGCGCGTCGAGCTGTCGGTGAGCGACGAAGGCCCCGGCATCCCCGAGGATCAGTTGCCGCTCGTGATGCGGCCGTTCTACCGCGTCGACACCGCGCGCACCAAGGCGGACGGCACGGGGCTCGGCATGGCGATCGTGCTGCGGCTCGTCGGCCGCTACCGCGGCGCGCTGCGCCTGCGTAACCGCCACCCGGAAGCCGGCCTCGAAGTCACGCTCGAATTCCCCGGCGCCGGCAAGGCGCGTGCGACCGCATGA
- a CDS encoding peroxiredoxin, with the protein MKTVGDKLEAFTVVAAKPGFNNHEENGQSAFETITEASFPGKWKIIYFYPKDFTFVCPTEIVEFAKLTKQFEERDAVLLGGSSDNEFVKLAWRREHKDLDKLNHYSFGDVKGELIDQLGVRDKEAGVALRATFIVDPDNTIQHVSVNNLNVGRSPEEVLRILDGLQTDELCPCNRAVGGATL; encoded by the coding sequence ATGAAAACCGTGGGCGATAAACTCGAAGCTTTCACCGTCGTAGCCGCGAAGCCGGGCTTCAACAATCACGAGGAAAACGGCCAGTCGGCGTTCGAGACCATCACCGAAGCGTCGTTCCCGGGCAAGTGGAAGATCATCTACTTCTATCCGAAGGATTTCACGTTCGTGTGCCCGACGGAAATCGTCGAGTTCGCGAAGCTCACGAAGCAGTTCGAAGAGCGCGACGCCGTCCTGCTCGGCGGCAGCTCGGACAACGAATTCGTCAAGCTCGCATGGCGCCGTGAGCACAAGGACCTCGACAAGCTGAACCACTATTCGTTCGGCGACGTCAAGGGCGAACTGATCGACCAGCTCGGCGTGCGCGACAAGGAAGCCGGCGTGGCCCTGCGTGCAACGTTCATCGTCGATCCGGACAACACGATCCAGCACGTTTCGGTGAACAACCTGAACGTCGGCCGCAGCCCGGAAGAAGTCCTGCGCATTCTGGACGGCCTGCAAACGGACGAACTGTGCCCGTGCAACCGTGCAGTCGGCGGCGCAACGCTGTAA
- the mfd gene encoding transcription-repair coupling factor, translating to MPDNASTPSASPVARVKPGQRFAFDGAHGSADALAIARYLADNRPDVPLLAVICANAVDAQRLSQEIPYFSPDARVRLLPDWETLPYDTFSPHQDLVSERLATLHDLGEGRCDILLVPATTALYRMPPASFMAAYTFAFAQGERLDEAKLKAQLTLAGYEHVSQVVRPGEYCVRGSLIDLYPMGSPLPYRIDLFDDQVDSIRAFDPDTQRSLYPVRDVRLLPGREFPFDEAARTAFRSRWRETFEGDPSRAPIYKDIGNGVPSAGIEYYLPLFFDETATLFHYLPQDAHLVFAGDLDASIRRFTADTKQRHAFLAHDRERPILEPQRLFLSDEDFFAFAKPFARVVLPAQPAGGWATALPELTVDRHADDPLASLRRFVESSGKRVLLTVESAGRRETILQLLAEHHLRPASNDHFAGWLASDERFALGVAPLATGFAVPGEGYAIVTETELYGALGRRAGRRRQEQASNVDAMVRDLSELKVGDPVVHAQHGIGRYMGLVSMDLGEGETEFLHLEYSGDSKLYVPVAQLHVISRYSGADPDSAPLHALGSGQWERAKRKAAQQIRDTAAELLNLYARRAAREGHAFSLDPRDYVKFAESFGFEETPDQAAAIAAVIGDMTSGKPMDRLVCGDVGFGKTEVALRAAFIAVLGGKQVALLSPTTLLAEQHTQTFADRFADWPVRIVELSRFKTAKEVNAAIAQINEGSVDIVIGTHKLLSSDVQFKRLGLVIIDEEHRFGVRQKEALKALRAEVDVLTLTATPIPRTLGMALEGLRDFSVIATAPQKRLAIKTFVRREEESVIREAMLRELKRGGQVYFLHNEVETIENRKAMLEALVPEARIVIAHGQMHERELERVMRDFVAQRANVLLCTTIIETGIDVPSANTIIMHRADKFGLAQLHQLRGRVGRSHHQAYAYLLVHDPQSLTKQAQRRLEAIQQMEELGSGFYLAMHDLEIRGTGEVLGDKQSGEIHEIGFQLYTDMLNDAVKALKNGKEPDLTAPLAATTEINLHAPAILPADYCADVQERLSLYKRLANCEHGDAIDGIQEELIDRFGKLPPQAHALVETHRLRIAAKPLGIVKIDASEAAIGLQFEPNPPIDPMRIIEMVQKHRHIKLAGQDKLRIETRSPDLAIRVSTIKETLRALGPKQGAAVAAR from the coding sequence ATGCCAGATAACGCTTCCACCCCGTCCGCTTCACCCGTTGCCCGCGTCAAGCCCGGCCAGCGTTTCGCCTTCGACGGCGCGCACGGCTCCGCCGACGCGCTCGCCATCGCCCGTTATCTCGCCGACAACCGTCCGGACGTGCCGCTGCTCGCGGTGATCTGCGCGAACGCGGTCGACGCGCAGCGGCTGTCGCAGGAAATCCCCTACTTCTCGCCCGATGCGCGCGTGCGCCTGCTGCCCGATTGGGAAACGCTGCCGTACGACACCTTCTCCCCGCACCAGGACCTCGTGTCGGAGCGGCTCGCGACGCTGCACGACCTCGGCGAGGGCCGCTGCGACATCCTGCTCGTGCCCGCCACGACCGCGCTGTACCGGATGCCGCCGGCGTCGTTCATGGCCGCGTACACGTTCGCGTTCGCGCAGGGCGAGCGGCTCGACGAGGCGAAGCTGAAGGCCCAGCTCACGCTGGCCGGCTACGAGCACGTGAGCCAGGTCGTGCGCCCCGGCGAATACTGCGTGCGCGGCTCGCTGATCGACCTGTACCCGATGGGTTCGCCGCTGCCGTACCGGATCGACCTGTTCGACGACCAGGTCGATTCGATCCGCGCGTTCGATCCCGACACGCAGCGCAGCCTCTACCCGGTGCGCGACGTGCGCCTGCTGCCCGGCCGCGAGTTCCCGTTCGACGAAGCCGCGCGCACGGCCTTCCGCAGCCGCTGGCGCGAAACCTTCGAAGGCGACCCGAGCCGCGCGCCGATCTACAAGGACATCGGCAACGGCGTGCCATCGGCCGGCATCGAGTATTACCTGCCGCTGTTCTTCGACGAGACGGCCACGCTGTTCCACTATCTGCCGCAGGACGCGCATCTCGTGTTCGCCGGCGATCTGGACGCATCGATCCGCCGCTTCACGGCCGATACGAAGCAGCGTCACGCGTTCCTCGCGCACGATCGCGAGCGGCCGATCCTCGAGCCGCAGCGGCTGTTCCTGTCCGACGAGGATTTCTTCGCGTTCGCGAAGCCGTTCGCGCGCGTCGTGCTGCCCGCGCAGCCGGCCGGCGGCTGGGCGACCGCGCTGCCCGAGCTCACCGTCGACCGCCATGCCGACGATCCGCTCGCCTCGCTGCGCAGGTTCGTCGAATCGTCGGGCAAGCGCGTGCTGCTGACGGTCGAATCGGCCGGCCGCCGCGAGACGATCCTGCAACTGCTCGCCGAGCATCACCTGCGCCCCGCGTCGAACGACCACTTCGCGGGCTGGCTCGCGAGCGACGAACGCTTCGCGCTCGGCGTCGCGCCGCTCGCGACCGGCTTCGCGGTGCCGGGCGAAGGCTATGCGATCGTCACCGAGACCGAGCTGTACGGCGCGCTCGGCCGCCGCGCGGGCCGCCGCCGGCAGGAACAGGCGAGCAACGTCGACGCGATGGTGCGCGACCTGTCGGAGCTGAAGGTCGGCGACCCGGTCGTCCACGCGCAGCACGGCATCGGCCGCTACATGGGCCTCGTGTCGATGGATCTCGGCGAAGGCGAGACCGAATTCCTGCATCTCGAATACTCGGGCGACAGCAAGCTCTACGTGCCCGTCGCGCAACTGCACGTGATCTCGCGCTACAGCGGCGCCGATCCCGACAGCGCGCCGCTGCACGCGCTCGGCTCCGGCCAGTGGGAGCGCGCGAAACGCAAGGCCGCGCAGCAGATCCGCGACACGGCCGCCGAGCTGCTGAACCTGTACGCGCGCCGCGCGGCCCGCGAAGGCCACGCGTTCTCGCTCGATCCGCGCGACTACGTGAAATTCGCGGAAAGCTTCGGCTTCGAGGAAACCCCCGACCAGGCTGCGGCGATCGCGGCCGTGATCGGCGACATGACGAGCGGCAAGCCGATGGATCGCCTCGTGTGCGGCGACGTCGGCTTCGGCAAGACCGAGGTCGCGCTGCGTGCGGCGTTCATCGCGGTGCTGGGCGGCAAGCAGGTCGCGCTGCTGTCGCCGACCACGCTGCTCGCCGAGCAGCACACGCAGACCTTCGCCGACCGTTTCGCGGACTGGCCGGTGCGGATCGTCGAGCTGTCGCGCTTCAAGACCGCGAAGGAAGTGAACGCGGCGATCGCGCAGATCAACGAAGGCAGCGTCGACATCGTGATCGGCACGCACAAGCTGCTGTCGTCGGACGTGCAGTTCAAGCGCCTCGGCCTCGTGATCATCGACGAGGAACACCGCTTCGGCGTGCGCCAGAAGGAAGCGCTGAAGGCGCTGCGCGCGGAAGTCGACGTGCTGACGCTCACCGCGACGCCGATTCCGCGCACGCTCGGGATGGCGCTCGAAGGGCTGCGCGATTTCTCGGTGATCGCGACCGCGCCGCAGAAGCGGCTCGCGATCAAGACCTTCGTGCGGCGCGAGGAAGAAAGCGTGATCCGCGAGGCGATGCTGCGCGAGCTGAAGCGCGGCGGCCAGGTGTACTTCCTGCACAACGAAGTCGAGACGATCGAGAACCGCAAGGCGATGCTCGAGGCGCTCGTGCCCGAGGCGCGCATCGTGATCGCGCACGGCCAGATGCACGAACGCGAACTCGAACGCGTGATGCGCGACTTCGTCGCGCAACGCGCGAACGTGCTGCTGTGCACGACCATCATCGAGACCGGCATCGACGTGCCGAGCGCGAACACGATCATCATGCACCGCGCGGACAAGTTCGGCCTCGCGCAGCTTCACCAGCTGCGCGGCCGCGTCGGCCGCTCGCACCACCAGGCGTATGCGTATCTGCTGGTCCACGATCCGCAGTCGCTGACCAAGCAGGCGCAGCGCCGGCTGGAAGCGATCCAGCAGATGGAGGAGCTGGGCTCGGGCTTCTATCTCGCGATGCACGACCTCGAGATCCGCGGCACCGGCGAAGTGCTCGGCGACAAGCAGTCGGGCGAAATCCACGAGATCGGCTTCCAGCTCTATACGGACATGCTGAACGACGCGGTGAAGGCGCTGAAGAACGGCAAGGAGCCCGACCTCACCGCCCCGCTCGCCGCGACGACCGAAATCAACCTGCATGCGCCCGCGATCCTGCCGGCCGACTACTGCGCGGACGTACAGGAGCGGCTGTCGCTGTACAAGCGGCTCGCGAACTGCGAGCACGGCGACGCGATCGACGGCATCCAGGAGGAACTGATCGACCGCTTCGGCAAGCTGCCGCCGCAGGCGCACGCGCTCGTCGAGACGCACCGGCTGCGGATCGCCGCGAAGCCGCTCGGCATCGTGAAGATCGACGCGAGCGAGGCCGCGATCGGTCTGCAGTTCGAGCCGAACCCGCCGATCGACCCGATGCGGATCATCGAGATGGTGCAGAAGCATCGCCATATCAAGCTCGCGGGGCAGGACAAGCTGCGCATCGAGACGCGCTCGCCCGACCTCGCGATCCGCGTGTCGACGATCAAGGAAACGCTGCGCGCGCTCGGCCCGAAACAGGGGGCGGCCGTCGCGGCGCGTTGA
- a CDS encoding threonine/serine dehydratase: MSTEQQGTAHTTIDGEPIPTLDEIAAQHFALSPWVARTPVFERADLPSLEGTHVNFKFELLQASGSFKARGAFTHLLALDEGRKNAGVTCVSAGNHAAAVAYAAMRLGSSAKVVMFHTASPTRIAQCKQYRAEVVLTGSASQAFDLVRRIEAEEGRFFIHPFNGYHTILGTATLGYEWATQTPDLDAVIVPIGGGGLAAGMATALRLANPRVRVYGVEPEGADAMSRSFAANHTIKMSAMQTIADSLMAPHTEEYSYQLCRRHLERIVTVSDDALRAAMLFLFSHLKLSVEPACAAALAALLGPLRETLQGKRVGVLLSGTNTDPATLGMHLAHAQLQH; encoded by the coding sequence ATGTCGACTGAACAGCAAGGCACCGCCCATACGACGATCGACGGCGAGCCGATTCCGACGCTCGACGAAATCGCCGCGCAGCATTTCGCGTTGTCGCCGTGGGTCGCGCGCACGCCCGTGTTCGAGCGCGCCGACCTGCCGTCCCTCGAAGGCACGCACGTCAACTTCAAGTTCGAGCTGCTGCAGGCGAGCGGCAGCTTCAAGGCGCGCGGCGCGTTCACGCACCTGCTCGCGCTCGACGAAGGCCGCAAGAACGCCGGCGTCACCTGCGTGTCGGCCGGCAATCATGCGGCGGCCGTCGCGTATGCGGCGATGCGGCTCGGCAGCAGCGCGAAGGTCGTGATGTTCCATACCGCGAGCCCGACGCGCATCGCGCAATGCAAGCAGTACCGCGCGGAAGTCGTGCTGACGGGCAGCGCGTCGCAGGCGTTCGATCTCGTGCGGCGCATCGAGGCCGAGGAAGGCCGCTTCTTCATTCATCCGTTCAACGGCTATCACACGATCCTCGGCACCGCGACGCTCGGCTACGAATGGGCGACGCAGACGCCGGACCTCGACGCGGTGATCGTGCCGATCGGCGGCGGCGGCCTCGCGGCCGGCATGGCGACCGCGCTGCGACTCGCGAATCCGCGCGTGCGCGTGTACGGCGTCGAGCCGGAAGGCGCCGACGCGATGAGCCGCAGCTTCGCGGCCAATCACACGATCAAGATGAGCGCGATGCAGACGATTGCCGATTCGCTGATGGCGCCGCATACCGAGGAATACAGCTACCAGTTGTGCCGGCGCCACCTCGAGCGGATCGTCACCGTATCCGACGACGCGCTGCGCGCCGCGATGCTGTTCCTGTTCTCGCACCTGAAACTGTCGGTCGAGCCGGCCTGCGCGGCCGCCCTCGCCGCGCTGCTCGGCCCGCTGCGCGAAACGCTGCAGGGCAAGCGCGTCGGCGTGCTGCTGTCGGGCACGAATACCGACCCCGCCACGCTCGGCATGCATCTCGCGCACGCGCAACTGCAGCACTGA
- the ompR gene encoding osmolarity response regulator transcription factor OmpR, protein MPIMETKNPSKILVVDDDPRLRDLLRRYLGEQGFNVYVAENATAMNKLWVRERFDLLVLDLMLPGEDGLSICRRLRGSNDRTPIIMLTAKGEDVDRIVGLEMGADDYLPKPFNPRELVARIHAVLRRQAPAELPGAPSETTEVFEFGEFSLNLATRTLTKSGQEIPLTTGEFSVLKVFARHPRQPLSREKLMELARGREYEVFDRSLDVQISRLRKLIEPDPGSPRFIQTVWGLGYVFIPDGAA, encoded by the coding sequence ATGCCGATCATGGAAACGAAAAACCCCTCCAAGATTCTCGTCGTCGACGACGACCCTCGCCTGCGCGATCTGCTGCGCCGCTATCTCGGCGAACAGGGTTTCAACGTCTACGTCGCGGAAAACGCGACCGCAATGAACAAGCTCTGGGTCCGCGAGCGTTTCGACCTGCTCGTGCTCGACCTGATGCTGCCCGGCGAAGACGGCCTGTCGATCTGCCGCCGGCTGCGCGGCAGCAACGACCGCACGCCGATCATCATGCTCACCGCGAAGGGCGAGGACGTCGATCGCATCGTCGGCCTCGAGATGGGCGCCGACGATTACCTGCCGAAGCCGTTCAATCCGCGCGAACTGGTCGCGCGCATTCATGCGGTGCTGCGCCGCCAGGCGCCGGCCGAACTGCCGGGCGCACCGTCGGAAACCACCGAGGTGTTCGAGTTCGGCGAATTCTCGCTGAATCTCGCCACGCGCACGCTGACCAAGTCCGGCCAGGAAATTCCGCTGACCACCGGCGAATTCTCGGTGCTGAAAGTGTTCGCCCGTCATCCGCGTCAGCCGCTGTCGCGCGAAAAGCTGATGGAGCTCGCACGCGGCCGTGAATACGAAGTGTTCGACCGCAGCCTCGACGTGCAGATTTCGCGCCTGCGCAAGCTGATCGAACCGGATCCGGGCAGCCCGCGCTTCATCCAGACCGTCTGGGGCCTCGGCTACGTGTTCATCCCGGACGGCGCCGCCTGA
- a CDS encoding DUF3574 domain-containing protein, whose translation MRRLAACAAALALLAGCAAPPSFTSSAPPASCTPPGESRMLQADLLFGRDIAGRGPVTDAERAAFLADTVTPRFPDGLTYWDTHGQWRDRATGGVTHEDSFVIRIIADDTPDTRTRLAAIRQAYARRFHQQSVGMTVVPACASF comes from the coding sequence ATGCGGCGGCTGGCCGCATGCGCGGCGGCACTCGCACTGCTCGCCGGTTGCGCGGCGCCGCCCTCGTTCACCTCCAGCGCACCACCCGCGTCCTGCACGCCACCGGGCGAAAGCCGCATGCTGCAGGCCGATCTGCTGTTCGGGCGCGACATCGCGGGGCGCGGCCCCGTCACCGATGCCGAACGCGCGGCGTTCCTCGCCGACACGGTCACGCCGCGCTTCCCCGACGGTCTCACCTACTGGGACACGCACGGCCAATGGCGCGATCGCGCGACCGGCGGGGTCACGCACGAAGACAGCTTCGTCATCCGTATCATCGCCGACGATACGCCGGACACGCGCACGCGGCTCGCCGCGATCCGGCAAGCGTACGCCCGGCGATTTCACCAGCAATCGGTCGGCATGACCGTCGTGCCGGCCTGCGCGTCGTTCTGA
- the argE gene encoding acetylornithine deacetylase, whose protein sequence is MSTLDATAPSAATEGDASLVSLPWVKQLVSMDTTSRVPNLGLIETVRDALAAKGIASTITHDPREGWANLFATVPAHDGSTNGGIVLSGHTDVVPVDGQQWDSNPFAPEIRDGRLYGRGTCDMKGFIGAALALLPEMQATKLAKPIHFALSYDEEIGCAGAPLMIADLVKRGVQPSGCIVGEPTSMRPIIAHKGINAYRCCVRGHAAHSSLTPKGLNAIEYAARLICHIRDIAERFRTEGPFDELYDVPFTTAQTSTIQGGNAINTVPAECRFDFEFRNLPTLDPEQIFTRIKAYAQETLLPQMLREHPNAAIEFSKIAAAPGLDATEQAAITQLVRALTADQDKRKVAYGTEAGLFERAGIPSVVCGPGNIEQAHKPNEYVELAQLAGCEQFLRKFIRSMSVDAH, encoded by the coding sequence ATGTCCACTCTCGACGCGACCGCACCGTCCGCCGCAACCGAAGGCGACGCATCGCTCGTCAGCCTGCCCTGGGTCAAGCAGCTCGTGTCGATGGACACGACGAGCCGCGTGCCGAACCTCGGCCTGATCGAAACGGTGCGCGACGCGCTCGCCGCGAAGGGCATCGCGTCGACGATCACGCACGATCCGCGCGAAGGCTGGGCAAACCTGTTTGCCACCGTGCCCGCGCACGACGGCTCGACCAACGGCGGCATCGTGCTGTCGGGCCACACCGACGTCGTGCCGGTCGACGGCCAGCAATGGGACAGCAACCCGTTCGCGCCGGAAATCCGCGACGGCCGCCTGTACGGCCGCGGCACCTGCGACATGAAAGGCTTCATCGGCGCGGCGCTCGCGCTGCTGCCCGAGATGCAGGCGACGAAGCTCGCGAAGCCGATCCATTTCGCGCTGTCGTACGACGAGGAAATCGGCTGTGCGGGCGCGCCGCTGATGATCGCCGATCTGGTGAAGCGCGGCGTGCAGCCGTCCGGCTGCATCGTCGGCGAGCCGACCAGCATGCGGCCGATCATCGCGCACAAGGGCATCAACGCATACCGCTGCTGCGTGCGCGGCCATGCCGCGCATTCGTCGCTGACGCCGAAGGGGCTCAACGCGATCGAGTATGCGGCGCGCCTCATCTGCCACATCCGCGACATCGCCGAGCGCTTTCGCACCGAAGGCCCGTTCGACGAACTGTACGACGTGCCGTTCACCACCGCGCAGACGAGCACGATCCAGGGCGGCAACGCGATCAACACGGTGCCGGCCGAGTGCCGCTTCGACTTCGAATTCCGCAACCTGCCGACGCTCGACCCCGAGCAGATCTTCACGCGCATCAAAGCGTATGCGCAGGAAACGCTGTTGCCGCAGATGCTGCGCGAACATCCGAACGCCGCGATCGAGTTCTCGAAGATCGCCGCGGCGCCCGGCCTCGACGCGACCGAACAGGCCGCGATCACGCAGCTCGTGCGCGCGCTGACGGCCGACCAGGACAAGCGCAAGGTCGCGTACGGCACCGAGGCCGGCCTGTTCGAGCGCGCGGGCATCCCGAGCGTCGTGTGCGGGCCCGGCAACATCGAGCAGGCGCACAAGCCGAACGAATATGTCGAGCTCGCGCAGCTCGCCGGCTGCGAGCAGTTCCTGCGCAAGTTCATCCGCAGCATGTCGGTCGACGCGCACTGA
- the ispF gene encoding 2-C-methyl-D-erythritol 2,4-cyclodiphosphate synthase — translation MDFRIGQGYDVHQLVPGRPLIIGGVTIPYERGLLGHSDADVLLHAITDALFGAAALGDIGRHFSDTDAAFKGADSRVLLRECVARVNAAGFAIQNVDSTVIAQAPKLAPHIDGMRANIAADLGLPLERVNVKAKTNEKLGYLGRGEGIEAQAAALLVKQG, via the coding sequence ATGGATTTCAGAATCGGACAAGGCTACGACGTGCATCAGCTCGTCCCGGGACGCCCGCTCATCATCGGCGGCGTGACGATTCCGTACGAGCGCGGTCTGCTCGGCCACTCGGACGCGGACGTGCTGCTGCACGCGATCACCGACGCGCTGTTCGGCGCGGCGGCGCTCGGCGACATCGGCCGTCATTTCTCCGACACGGACGCGGCGTTCAAGGGCGCGGACAGTCGCGTGCTGCTGCGCGAGTGCGTCGCCCGCGTGAACGCGGCCGGCTTCGCGATCCAGAACGTCGACAGCACGGTGATCGCGCAGGCGCCCAAGCTCGCGCCGCACATCGACGGGATGCGCGCGAACATCGCGGCCGATCTCGGGCTGCCGCTCGAGCGCGTGAACGTGAAGGCGAAGACCAACGAGAAGCTCGGCTATCTCGGCCGCGGCGAGGGGATCGAGGCACAGGCCGCCGCACTGCTGGTGAAGCAGGGCTGA
- the ispD gene encoding 2-C-methyl-D-erythritol 4-phosphate cytidylyltransferase → MTPRLFALIPCAGTGSRSGSAVPKQYRTLAGRALLHYTLAAFDACSEFSQTLVVLAPDDSHFDARRFAGLRFAVRRCGGGSRQASVLNGLLELAEFGATDHDWVLVHDAARPGITPALIRTLVATLKDDPVGGIVALPVADTLKRVPAGGDAIARTESRDALWQAQTPQMFRIGMLRDAILRAQREGHDLTDEASAIEWAGHTPRVVQGSLRNFKVTYPEDFALAEAILARAANAS, encoded by the coding sequence GTGACTCCCCGACTTTTCGCCCTGATTCCCTGTGCCGGCACGGGCAGCCGTTCCGGCTCGGCCGTGCCGAAGCAATATCGCACGCTGGCCGGCCGCGCGCTGCTGCACTACACGCTCGCCGCGTTCGACGCGTGCAGCGAGTTCTCGCAGACGCTCGTCGTGCTCGCGCCCGACGATTCCCATTTCGACGCACGCCGCTTCGCGGGCCTGCGCTTCGCGGTGCGCCGCTGCGGCGGCGGCTCGCGGCAGGCGTCGGTGCTCAACGGGCTGCTGGAGCTGGCCGAATTCGGCGCGACCGACCACGACTGGGTGCTCGTGCACGACGCCGCGCGCCCGGGCATCACGCCGGCGCTGATCCGCACGCTCGTCGCGACGCTGAAGGACGACCCGGTCGGCGGCATCGTCGCGCTGCCGGTGGCCGACACGCTCAAGCGCGTGCCGGCCGGCGGCGACGCGATCGCGCGCACGGAGTCGCGCGACGCGCTGTGGCAGGCGCAGACCCCGCAGATGTTCCGCATCGGCATGCTGCGCGACGCGATCCTGCGCGCGCAGCGCGAAGGGCACGACCTGACCGACGAAGCGAGCGCGATCGAATGGGCCGGCCATACGCCGCGCGTCGTGCAGGGCAGCCTGCGCAATTTCAAGGTCACGTACCCGGAAGATTTCGCGCTCGCGGAAGCGATTCTCGCGCGGGCCGCGAACGCTTCCTGA